The nucleotide sequence gaaccctagagttcctccagaggttgctaggggttccgttACCTTTGCCTAGTTCAGGGTTTCTAAACCAAGCTTCCATGGCATCCTACggttcctccagaagttgctaGGGGTTAATTTTCCCTCGCCTAGATCAGGGTTTCTAAACCAAGCTTCCATGGTTGATCATTGCTGAAAGaaaccctagcaacctctggagggacCCTAGTTGAAAAACCCTAAGTatcaggagcattcttcccactgaccatcacagtaATTCATAATGACTTGTAGCTATAGTCAGTTCTAGCAGGGGTTTCCTAAGACCAGAAGGTTATTTCAAGGGCTCCTTGATGTGGAAAAGGTTAAGAAAGTCTGGCCTAGACGAACGGATAATTTTAGTTTTATGGTTAGGCCTTGCAATGTAAGATGCAGGGCTGGGAGCTTccatgcatgggtgctcaacctgcggcTCTACAGCTGTTGCAGTACTACAAGTTCCATCACGCCTCTGCCTATGGGAGGCATGCATGTAActttcagcggcttgcaatgcctcataagACTTCTGGTTCCTctaagggccacaggttgagcacccatgatataGGGCTGAGTTGCAGCAGACTGTAAGGTTCACTTTAGGTTGTGTAACTCCAATGTAGCACTTGTTGGTAGGATGTTAATGTAGTTTTTGGATGTTTTAGTCTATGTAGGGCTTTTTAAATGGTTACTGATCTCTGTTTGGTGAAACACTGGTCATAATAGTGTACAAATTTGACAATCGGAATGGTTCACTAATGTCTTCTTTAATTCGTTCTCCTAGGACTTGGTCAAGAACCATCTAATGTACGCAGTGCGAGAAGAGGTGGAGGTTCTAAAGGAGCAGATCAAAGAGCTAGTAGAGAAAAACTCTCAGCTGGAAAGAGAGAACTGCCTTCTAAAGAACCTGGCCAGCCCAGAACAAATGAAGAGGTTCCAGTCTCGGCAACCTTCTGACGAAATGACAGGAGTGTCAAACCTAGAGTACCTGCATCCATCCCAACCACGCTCAGCAGGATCTGCAGTTTAAGTGGCTCTGTCTGTGGAGTGGGCAGAGCCACTGAACTTTTTCCTAATTGTCTTCTACGAtaaagcgagaaaaaaaaaatgtctttttttttcctcctccctctTTAAAGTGTCACCTTGGCCTTGGAGGGTCGTTGGCTAGCCTAACAAAACCTGGCATCCTTGAGTCGTTACCAGGGCTAGAGCAAAGGCTTCCTCGCAAAAATATTTTCTTCATCGGTGAGCAAAGCCAAACCTCATGGACTCTTCCTGAGAAAAGAGTGCCAATCAAGAGCGTGCTCGTCCGCTATGGAAGCTGCCTTTCTTGACGTCaggcttttttcttcttttttttttttaaatgcaaaagagCCAAGAGCAGTTGCTGAAGAAAGACCATGGACCGCTTTAAGACAGGGTTGGCTAACCAATGGAGTACAAAGCCGGGCCAGAGGTAACGTCTCTGTTTTTCTTGCTACACCATGAACCATGTTTGAAAAACAGAGAATGGGTTACCTTTGGGGAAACAAGAGAGTGGTGAAGAGTCGTTGCTTCATTGAGTTTCACAAACACGCAAGAGCTTGATTATGCACCTCATCACTTTGCAATGGGAACCTGTCGTTCAGTTGGGTTGAGCATTTGTCCTGTTAAAGTGCTAGCGGTGGGTTTGTTGGTGCCCTCAACAAATTTAAAGGCCAAGGAAATGTAGGTCTACACCGTTAGTGTTCAGCGGTTGCCATAAGTCTCACTGAGGGATTGCAATATGCTACATGTATCATGGACAATGTTCATCTATGTGtctttcggtctttttttttttttaaatgtctagaGTAGATTCTGTTTCTTGAACTTTCTCTGCTACCGTGTGTCTCCATGCCAGACATGGGCTGACAAAGAGCCTccggaaaaaaaatgttcacgCATGACACTTTAAAATCTGGGAAAATGACTAAGGACTGTGGACTTTCCACTGCAATATTAAAGACTTTCAGGACTTAACATTTTACAATAATAACCTGACGTGGCTCAATGGAATCAGTATCTTCTACTGTTACTGTCACAGATATCTACATTGTACATAGATTGATGGATTAtgcaataaaacatgtttttatatttAGATACAAGCATTCTTCTTTCTTGCAGGCTCAACCTACCCACAATAACATTCATTCAGAGTCGGTGTACATGTTATAGATCAGCCATTATCGCCCTTTTTGTCCCAGATGAACCTTTGAAACAATTTCCTTGGGGAACCCTTAAATTGGTTTTTAAATTAAATTGGAAAAATGCCCCTTTAAGTtgtgattagtgggaagaatgccccatacattggtggtcagtgggaagaatgttccttacattggtggtcagtgggaagaatgctccttgcattggaggtcattgggaagaatgttccttacattggtgatcagtgagaagaatgttccttacattggaggtcagtgggaagaatgttccttacgttggtggtcagtgggaagaatgttccttacattggtgatcagtggtaagaatgttccttacattggtggtctgtgggaagaatgctcattgcattggaggtcagtgggaagaatgttccttacattggaggtcagtgggaagaatgttccttacattggaggtcagtgggaagaatgttccttacattggaggtcagtggtaagaatgttccttacattggtgattagtgagacgaatgtcccttacattggtgatcagtgggaagaatgttccttacattggtggtcagtgagaagaatgttccttacattggtgatcagtgggaagaatgttccttacattggtggtcagtgagaagaatgttccttacattggtgatcagtgggaagaatgctccttacattggtgatcagtgggaagaatgtcccttacattggtgatcagtgggaagaatgttccttacattggtggtcagtgagaagaatgctccttacattggaggtcagtgggaagaatgttccttacattggtggtccgtgggaggaatgctccttacattggtggtcagaataTCCCCCTTCTTGACAGGATCATTGGTGCCATGCCGCTGGCTCTGTGAAGTGAGGTTGGCCCTGGAACTATGAAGACCCCATGAAATGGGAGGTCAGTCAGTCACAAGCTCAAGGAACCCCCATCAACATCTGGAGGAacctaagagccagttcacactggggcgactcgtcaggcgactcagccgcctgacaagtggcatcccattgtattcaatagaactgttctaataggagcgacgcaagtcgctccgaattagaaaaggttcttgtacgactttgggggcgactcagggcgacttgcattgacttctatacagaagtcattttgcaagtcgcctctgaagtcgtcttcaggacgccttgccgagtcgcccccgaagtcgtgccgccccagtgtgaaccgtctCTAAAGGTTCCACAGAACTCTGGTTGAGAATGACTGTTATAGATAATCGCAATGATTGCCCAATATTTCTGGACATAACACCTGACTGTGGGGGAATTGTAGCTTGCAAAACTGTGAGATAGGCAAACTCTGCTGAACAGGCTCATTATACAGACTGTTAGAGAACAAATCAAAAAAGAACCCTTTAAAATAAATTCCTTGGGGAACAATTAAATTGGTTTTAAATTAAATTGGAAAAATGCCCCTTAAATGTGTGGTCagcgggaagaatgttccttacattggtgatcagtgggaagaatgttccttacattggtgatcagtgggaagaatgtcccttacattggtgatcagcgggaagaatgttccttacattggtgatcagtggcaacaaaagaacatacatttttatttgggtacagtgttgcatgactgcgcaattgtcaattaaagtaacgcagtgccgcatcgcaaaaaatggcctggtcatgaaggtgggtaaatcttccggagttcaagtggttaaagtaaatgtTTAAATAGAGTAGGCAGTGATTACAACcctccaaaaagtttttttttttttccctcttcacttcctgtctagacacaacaggaagtaagaggggaTCTATCTAGAGCCCTGGTGTCCAACCTGCAGGCCAAGGGCCGTGTGCAGCTCTTTGGTATATGATGTGTGGCCCTTGGACCTCAGCAGTCTGTATTGATTAGGGTAATAGCCAGGGGTGTTGCTAGGTgggaaaaagaccaggggcttcagccccgAAGGTAAAGGGGGCTCGGGGAGGGTGATAGGCTCACTTGCTTAACACTGATCTAACTGACCTATCTGACACATACACGACTGACCTGACTGACATACACGACTGACCTGACTGACATACACGACTGACCTGACTGACATACATGACTGACATACatgactgacctacctgactgacctacctgactgaCATACCTGACTGACATACCTGACTGACATACCTGACTGACATACCTGACTGACATACATGACTGACCTATCTGATATACACAAGTTGTTGCTGCTCACCTTACCTGTAGTGTGTGAGTACACTTATCCCGGGCCCCGGCATTCACCACCACTCAGACAGCCCTGCAGGCACCAGGCAGCCAGAGCCAAGATAGAAGAGCCGCCCGCCCATTTACACAGAGCGagcggctcagtggggatctccCAGTGCCCGGCGCGGCTGCAGTGTCATTCCCGCCTCCTCCTGGACCCGGCAGCGCCTATGAATTGGACGTCTTGCCGTCTCGGCATTGGACAAGTGTGACGTCTGTCATAGGAGTCGGGTCCCGGAGGCGGGACTTTTGTACGTCACTCAGCCGCGCTGGCTTGAGATCATTCCCTGTTGCCACTCGGGGCTAATAATGCATTTAGGGGGGTTTTGAGACCTGGGGCTTTTTGGGAGCACACTCCGGGCTCAGGCCCCCGTCAGCCCCCCTCCCGAAGCCACTGGTAATAGCATTGATCTCTACCAGCCTCATGTTCCCAGTTTCGTATTGTCTTCTGCAGCATATCCCCacccaacaatgtatcctgtcctcactctctggcCCTCATTTCTTCTATTTGTTCTTCTGTTTCTGACAGTCCTTTAAAGCATTACATATATTAAAcaattaggccccattcacatcttggggacaaaacgcccgacgctcgtgccgctggaggggagaattgccattgatgtctatggagatggttcacatctcataaacgccgtacgcctgtcgcctgaaaacaagtcccggaccctttttttcaggcggcattggcgttcggccatagacatcaatggcaattctttgtggaaaaaaaaaaagtaacctaaccgcggcaaaatacgccgcgtacgcggcgttacaatgtgaatggggaGTTATGTGCCACAGTGCAGCCCTTTGGTGAGAGGCCAGAGGCCACATTTGAGTCCCCCTAGAGCTCACAGGTTAACAACCACTCATCTAAAGTAAGCAAAATCGCCTCCAAATTTTCAGAGATTTCCATTCCTTTTTATCCTGACAACAGgcaagacaaatagagagggtaaatgtACCCAGCAGGGAAAAAAGACGGCAACAAGAACCTGAGACTGAAGTGCCCCGCCACAAATTATTAGGCCAGAAAGAAATGTATTCCAATGGAAAATTGCGTGGCTAACTATCATTGCATTTCGAGGGCCACAACTCACCCCTTCATCAGGTTTGAGGATAAGGAAACAATGTACAggtggtccccgggttacaaacatctgacttacaaacgacccctacttacaaacggagagagagagaacaggaagtgagagaaaactaCCCCTGGGAAGGGAAATTGACTCCTGGAAGAGTTATCATGGAAAAAGATgactccactgaagctttatcaacaatccttgtttccacaacaacccaacatttccaaaatctaatgccccgtacacaccatcactttatgtgatgaaaaaaaactacgtttttaaaaacgtcactttaattgaccgtgtgtggggggaaaacgttgttttatgtcttgtaaaaaacgaccaaaaaaaattgaagcatgcttcaattttatgtgtcgtttttcaaaacgtcgttttttacttcacagaaattgaccgtgtgtaacaaaaaacgtcgtttaaaaagacgtttttacacctgcgcatgcccagaagctagctatgaagcgagcttcaatggaaaaagtggtgagaacgtaacctcgctttgctagaacattgtgagaaaaacgatggtgtgtaggcaacttcgtctttgaaaattgaagtttcaaaaatgtcgtttttttacttcacagaaaatgtcgttttttttcatcacataaagtgatggtgtgtacggggcattagagtcggttcacatagcagcggcacgacttcggaggCGACTCTGCAAgacgtcctgaggacgacttcagaggcaatttgcaaaacgacttctgcatAGAAGTCAGTcccccgaagtagtacaggaaccttttttctaagtcggagcaacttgcgtcacttctattagaacggttccatagcattaaaattataaaaaatatatactgcgcTGATCCAATAGTGTCAGGAagtggcagccaacacaacaaaggaaTACATTGtgtaaataagtgaaaaataaaagtgcagcgccaaacaTGAAGTCTAACCATACACAGGTAAGGCTAGGAGGATAAAACGCTGGTGCAATGTATCCAAACACACATCTAACACGTGTTTGAATAAAGCCTAACTCCACCCTTTTCcgccataacagcttcaactcttctgggaaggccgtccacaaggtttaggagggtgtctgtgggaatgttttgccattcttccagaagcgcatttgtgagatcaggtacttatgttggacgagaaggcctgactcggAGTCTCCACTAATTCATCCCaagggtgttctatcaggttgaggtcaggactctctaCAGGCCGGTCAAGTTCCTGCAACCCAAACTTGctcgtccatgtctttatggaccttgctttgtgcactggtcttaatcatttggtggaggggggattatgacgtggggttgttttttcaggggttgggcttggactCTTAAGGAGTCCGCATACCAAGACATTAGTGTGTAGTCGTgtgggaacaggaaggggccgcccccaaactgttcccacaaagttgggagcatgaaattgtccaaaatgtcttggtttgGTATGCTGCcaccttaagagtttccttcactggaactaaggggccaagcccaaccccagaAAAACAActctacaccataatcccccctccaccaaatgatttggagaggtggcccaatacttttggcaatatagtgtgggtgagcaagtttggggtggaggaacttgactggcctacacagagtcccaACTTCAACCTGATAGAAGCCCACCCTTTTGCTGGCAAATGCGCAATGACGTGTCATTGACATGCGTTTTTACATGCATTTGCAGTGTATATTGTCTAAGGTTGCCTTTCCTTTGAGGTTGCTTCTTGTTTCTTTGGGCTTTTATGTGCACTGCACTGTGTTGCGGTGCATTTCCAGGAACTTACATACATTTGCGTGCGTTTATGTGCATTTGCAGTGCCAAAGAATTTACGC is from Rana temporaria chromosome 9, aRanTem1.1, whole genome shotgun sequence and encodes:
- the LOC120913115 gene encoding TSC22 domain family protein 3-like isoform X2; its protein translation is MSTGMCKYPMEVAVYELHNFSISFFSSLLGADTVSVKLDNSASGASVVAIDNKIEQAMDLVKNHLMYAVREEVEVLKEQIKELVEKNSQLERENCLLKNLASPEQMKRFQSRQPSDEMTGVSNLEYLHPSQPRSAGSAV